The following coding sequences lie in one Alloacidobacterium dinghuense genomic window:
- a CDS encoding glycosyltransferase family 4 protein, giving the protein MHIAISWATEGAGGSGRVTADLAKYLPAQGIDVLGAVSAPPNVAEVTGGKILNVAPGASSTWSRMLGARKTITQIINEKQPQIVASHFALYTFPALDRLKRSTHVVHFHGPWSDESREEGADKVTAAVKHWVEETVYSKAARVIVLSRAFADLATRSYGVPEAIVRIIPGAVDLERFAVSESRQQARETLDWPKDRRILVSVRRLANRMGLGTLVAAMQRVTKEYPDTILYIAGKGRLREALQAQIEESGLHQHVKLLGYVPDTTLPLLYRAADMNIVPTLALEGFGLVAAEALAAGTPSIVTPVGGLPEVVAPLSENLIFPSSKQEDLEQHLLTQLSHPELLPSEQACRSYAAEHFNASLMAMRTAAVYREVL; this is encoded by the coding sequence TTGCACATTGCTATCTCCTGGGCCACGGAGGGTGCTGGCGGTTCCGGTCGCGTCACTGCTGATCTTGCCAAATATCTTCCAGCTCAAGGTATTGACGTTTTGGGCGCAGTTTCTGCTCCGCCAAACGTAGCAGAGGTAACCGGCGGAAAAATTCTGAACGTTGCGCCTGGTGCGTCTTCGACTTGGAGCCGCATGCTGGGAGCGCGTAAAACTATTACTCAAATCATAAACGAGAAGCAACCGCAGATTGTTGCTTCACATTTTGCCTTGTATACGTTCCCCGCACTGGACAGGTTGAAGCGTTCAACCCACGTCGTGCATTTTCATGGGCCATGGTCTGATGAATCCCGCGAAGAAGGCGCAGACAAGGTAACAGCGGCGGTGAAACATTGGGTTGAAGAGACGGTGTATAGCAAAGCGGCTCGCGTGATCGTACTGTCGCGCGCATTCGCAGATTTGGCCACACGATCCTATGGAGTACCGGAAGCTATTGTTCGCATCATTCCCGGAGCAGTGGATCTGGAACGATTTGCGGTAAGCGAGAGTCGTCAGCAGGCAAGAGAGACTCTCGACTGGCCGAAGGACAGAAGAATCCTCGTTTCGGTCAGACGATTGGCGAATCGCATGGGGTTGGGAACATTAGTTGCTGCCATGCAGCGCGTAACGAAAGAATATCCCGACACGATTCTCTATATCGCGGGGAAAGGGCGATTGCGTGAGGCACTGCAGGCACAGATAGAGGAGTCAGGCCTGCACCAACATGTAAAGCTCCTGGGTTATGTGCCGGACACCACGCTGCCATTGCTATATCGGGCTGCGGATATGAATATTGTTCCAACGCTGGCCCTGGAGGGCTTTGGTCTTGTAGCAGCAGAGGCACTAGCAGCGGGAACGCCTTCGATTGTGACGCCTGTCGGTGGTTTGCCGGAAGTGGTTGCGCCACTCTCTGAGAATCTTATTTTTCCGTCCTCAAAGCAGGAAGACTTGGAACAACATCTGCTGACGCAGTTATCCCACCCGGAGTTATTACCGTCTGAACAAGCGTGCAGGTCCTACGCCGCGGAACACTTCAATGCGAGTCTAATGGCAATGCGGACCGCGGCTGTTTATAGAGAAGTACTTTAG
- a CDS encoding glycosyltransferase family 4 protein has protein sequence MLRVLSIQSDIIGNRTYGSILRDSFASISDIDLDSHWYNSARSLPTRVINKLASLSVPVLNAGGRNLDLRRARAEWSYGRTSRILTERLLRTNTYDLLHFHTQIQAYGAVELMKRIPTIVTTDMTASLASKQTTTLHPRTYRINISFDRKVFAVAEHIAVFTEWARQSVIHDYGIHEGKVSVIPPGARLSTFLQPHFGERRIPKLLFIGGDFERKGGWDVLDVFTKYFSDMAELHILTKEKLKIQNKNVHVHCGVLPYTLRWHQLIRDADILVVPSYAEPYGLVFQEAAGYGLALIGSRVGGIPEIIVEHQTGFLVDAGSREDLRSRIECLVVDPQRLLTMRRRSLEIATERFDAEKNILKLAECFRSVYARRYAN, from the coding sequence ATGCTTCGTGTCCTGTCCATTCAAAGCGATATCATCGGCAACAGGACGTACGGCTCCATCCTGCGGGACAGTTTCGCCTCCATCTCCGATATTGATCTGGATTCACATTGGTATAACTCGGCTCGCAGCCTGCCCACACGAGTTATCAATAAATTGGCTTCGTTATCTGTTCCCGTCCTTAATGCTGGAGGTAGAAATCTTGACCTTCGGCGCGCTCGTGCCGAATGGTCATACGGAAGAACGAGCCGAATCTTAACGGAACGGCTTCTTCGAACCAACACCTATGATCTGTTGCATTTCCACACGCAGATCCAGGCATACGGTGCGGTTGAGCTGATGAAACGCATTCCAACGATCGTAACAACCGATATGACAGCGTCTCTCGCATCGAAGCAAACGACCACCCTGCATCCGCGGACATATCGGATTAACATTTCGTTTGACAGGAAAGTCTTCGCAGTCGCTGAACATATTGCCGTATTCACGGAGTGGGCTCGACAATCGGTGATTCACGACTACGGCATACACGAAGGAAAAGTAAGCGTCATCCCACCGGGTGCGCGGCTCTCCACCTTTTTGCAGCCCCACTTTGGTGAACGGCGCATTCCTAAGCTCTTGTTTATTGGTGGAGACTTCGAACGAAAAGGCGGCTGGGATGTTCTCGATGTTTTCACAAAATACTTTTCCGATATGGCCGAGCTTCACATCCTCACTAAAGAAAAGCTAAAGATACAGAATAAGAACGTTCATGTGCACTGTGGAGTCCTTCCATATACGCTGCGCTGGCACCAATTAATACGAGATGCAGACATATTGGTAGTACCAAGTTATGCAGAACCATATGGCCTCGTCTTTCAAGAGGCAGCAGGATACGGACTTGCTCTTATTGGTAGCCGAGTCGGAGGCATACCAGAGATTATTGTTGAGCATCAAACTGGATTTCTAGTAGATGCAGGCAGCAGGGAAGATTTGAGGTCTAGAATCGAGTGCTTAGTCGTTGATCCTCAGCGCCTGCTCACAATGAGAAGACGAAGCCTGGAAATCGCAACCGAGCGCTTCGATGCAGAGAAGAATATCTTGAAACTTGCGGAGTGTTTTCGGAGCGTCTATGCAAGACGTTACGCTAACTGA
- a CDS encoding glycosyltransferase family 87 protein, which yields MKTIRTTPFITCVALLIALLPCVAPRLRHPLPAMKWGDFNVYFSGAVLVHEGLGSQLYTGADDGTDPQKKPARPGAPIDRAARSQGITGIDYYLYPPLLADMLVPLTYVGLRTAAHIWIVINLGLLLATAICLASVIRVRLVGLWTGLLLVGVICFSPVVDCISYGQITIFLLFLWALGTALYAKGYTTSSGIIFALAAAIKLTPAIVLIPFIVWRNWKWIISFLASFSAFTAATLYINAPSTLILYFRRITPAMSRSIPQIPNLSISSSTQLMIAALRGIPIFPDPAVLPAKVVLAGKTVSLLLTLALIFTIARLGQNLAMKSQIVVLALLALASPLLSPVSWLHAYAIAFVAFAVLWSEALRSRFSIPYLSLLTFASITVGSYAWLAMLLKVAHLRHDILTASLGLTQLIALCALVFYRLTGIGKKMQTPAIGEIAI from the coding sequence ATGAAAACCATTCGGACGACACCATTCATAACGTGTGTTGCACTCCTCATTGCCCTGCTGCCATGTGTAGCGCCACGTCTGCGACATCCTCTGCCGGCGATGAAATGGGGAGACTTTAATGTCTATTTTTCAGGCGCCGTCCTAGTGCATGAGGGACTTGGCTCGCAACTGTACACAGGCGCCGATGATGGAACAGACCCGCAAAAGAAGCCTGCTCGTCCTGGTGCCCCAATCGATAGAGCGGCCCGATCCCAAGGGATAACTGGCATAGATTATTACCTCTATCCACCGTTGCTGGCTGACATGCTGGTGCCGCTGACCTATGTTGGCCTCAGAACTGCGGCGCATATATGGATCGTCATCAATCTTGGATTGCTCCTGGCAACAGCGATATGTCTCGCATCAGTGATCCGGGTGCGTTTAGTCGGTCTCTGGACAGGACTCCTCTTGGTGGGAGTAATTTGCTTCTCCCCGGTAGTCGACTGCATTTCATATGGGCAAATAACAATTTTCCTATTATTCCTTTGGGCTTTGGGGACTGCTTTATATGCGAAGGGCTATACCACTTCGTCAGGAATCATCTTTGCGCTGGCAGCTGCAATCAAATTGACACCAGCGATCGTTCTCATTCCTTTTATCGTTTGGAGGAATTGGAAATGGATCATCTCCTTCCTGGCTTCCTTCTCCGCATTTACGGCAGCGACGCTCTATATCAACGCGCCTTCAACGCTGATCCTGTATTTTCGACGCATAACCCCAGCCATGTCGCGCTCTATCCCGCAGATTCCAAACCTGTCGATCTCATCGAGCACGCAGTTGATGATAGCCGCGTTGCGAGGAATACCGATTTTTCCTGATCCGGCAGTTCTTCCCGCGAAGGTAGTACTCGCTGGAAAAACTGTCTCGCTGTTGCTCACCCTGGCTCTTATATTCACGATTGCGAGACTGGGACAAAATCTTGCCATGAAGAGCCAGATCGTCGTTCTAGCTCTCCTTGCATTGGCATCGCCTCTGCTCTCTCCTGTTTCTTGGCTACATGCCTATGCGATCGCATTCGTGGCTTTTGCGGTTCTTTGGTCTGAAGCCCTGCGGTCGCGATTCTCTATTCCGTACCTGAGTCTTCTGACGTTTGCTTCAATTACGGTCGGTAGCTACGCGTGGCTTGCCATGCTGCTGAAGGTGGCGCACCTGCGCCATGACATTCTGACTGCGTCCCTCGGATTGACTCAGCTAATCGCTCTCTGCGCGCTGGTCTTTTATCGACTCACTGGCATTGGAAAGAAAATGCAGACCCCTGCGATTGGCGAAATAGCCATTTAG
- a CDS encoding O-antigen ligase family protein, with translation MTLHRSNLPDQLGSPEKKARVTWVFLVFILTNALVAFSPLARAAIVFYPASCFLVSLFVIRRSKPAYTAFICWLWLLTPFVRRVVEWRAGGTLNLILLAPYVSIGVAALFLVPKLSQVLTRRTMPLLFALAAVCYGVFVGILHLTFTGLPQAVIAWAMPPLFALFLFGERSEHESIYKSFEMAMVIGLFVIGAYGIYQFFMLPEWDAQWMIQSDLQSIGLPEPFQVRVFSTMNSPQVFAAFCAAGLLVALRSHLKIRYLAIPAGFISLVLSLSRTAWMGLTVGVLYLFCLMPNRQRIRIVAAVGCCLIVSFVALQVPEVNTIVMMRFNSLADPQHDSSYEARMHDYNTVVQTMIDNPFGHGLSADAGSGDQSAPPGAISQQDSSITASLFSLGLLGTTIFGLGLLLLGFGIFSTRGTSGALIGAKATLLAIAIEAPFNNVISGPVGFLLWCCIGLCIAECETVNALDLNHDPGTAQASVSPPAAIAS, from the coding sequence ATGACACTGCATCGCAGCAATCTTCCGGATCAATTAGGAAGCCCGGAAAAGAAAGCGCGCGTGACATGGGTCTTTCTCGTCTTCATTTTGACAAATGCTCTGGTGGCTTTTTCGCCGCTCGCTCGTGCTGCGATCGTCTTTTATCCAGCTTCGTGTTTTCTGGTTAGCCTGTTTGTTATCAGGCGTTCCAAGCCGGCATATACTGCCTTTATCTGCTGGCTCTGGCTTCTCACGCCATTTGTTCGCAGGGTTGTTGAATGGCGCGCCGGAGGCACCCTAAACCTCATCCTTCTTGCGCCTTATGTTTCGATCGGCGTCGCCGCACTCTTTCTAGTACCAAAGCTATCTCAAGTCTTGACGCGGCGAACGATGCCTTTGCTCTTTGCCCTGGCTGCGGTTTGCTATGGAGTTTTCGTCGGGATTCTCCATCTCACCTTCACCGGACTTCCGCAGGCGGTCATCGCTTGGGCAATGCCTCCACTTTTCGCACTCTTTCTCTTTGGTGAACGTTCGGAGCACGAGTCCATCTATAAAAGCTTTGAAATGGCAATGGTCATCGGCCTCTTCGTGATCGGCGCATATGGAATCTATCAGTTTTTCATGCTGCCGGAGTGGGACGCGCAATGGATGATCCAATCCGATCTCCAATCCATCGGGTTACCGGAACCATTTCAAGTGCGTGTCTTCAGCACAATGAATTCTCCGCAGGTGTTTGCCGCATTTTGCGCTGCTGGATTGCTGGTCGCACTGCGATCACATTTGAAGATCCGCTATCTTGCAATTCCCGCCGGCTTCATCTCGCTGGTGCTATCTCTTAGTCGAACAGCCTGGATGGGGCTGACTGTCGGAGTTCTTTATCTCTTCTGCTTGATGCCCAACCGCCAGCGCATTCGCATTGTGGCCGCGGTTGGTTGCTGCCTTATCGTTTCATTCGTCGCGCTGCAGGTGCCAGAAGTCAATACGATCGTGATGATGCGTTTCAATTCACTTGCCGATCCTCAACATGACAGCAGTTATGAAGCTCGGATGCACGATTACAACACCGTGGTCCAAACCATGATCGACAATCCATTCGGCCACGGGCTTTCAGCCGACGCGGGCAGCGGCGACCAGTCGGCGCCGCCTGGCGCAATATCGCAACAAGACAGCAGCATCACGGCTTCGCTCTTTTCGCTCGGGTTATTGGGGACAACAATCTTCGGCCTTGGCCTTCTATTGCTTGGCTTTGGCATTTTCAGTACACGAGGCACTTCCGGCGCGCTGATTGGGGCCAAGGCCACATTGTTAGCGATCGCAATAGAGGCTCCGTTTAACAACGTCATCTCCGGGCCCGTCGGGTTTCTTCTCTGGTGCTGTATTGGGCTTTGTATTGCCGAGTGCGAAACGGTGAATGCGCTCGATCTGAATCATGACCCAGGCACCGCTCAGGCTTCGGTATCTCCGCCTGCGGCCATTGCAAGCTAA
- a CDS encoding glycosyltransferase family 8 protein, giving the protein MTIPVLFCIDGAFWQHVAVSIASLLENNARNTFRIFVASVSEMDGVEVTKLKSMIERKGSCLETIVYSQATNYHHLPTHSHLTFAMYLRLFMTEYIDHSLDKILYLDSDIIICSDIEELWSFSLGDAYVGAAREPYNRRQREPLGFSPTDLYVNSGVMLVNLKQWRADQVLPRLLDFAERNQAIIHSPDQDTINSVFRGRICDIGYQWNWQALFPRFAPAELGLDRETFASLRLMPKLVHYTSKYKPWFYRWQPHYKEIYYKYLAQTPWAVYEPPDRSFANFPLRSIRRLQRAMEWHLPSFARALRNLKAGSDARS; this is encoded by the coding sequence ATGACCATACCGGTACTTTTCTGTATCGACGGGGCGTTCTGGCAGCACGTGGCTGTGTCAATCGCTTCCCTGCTGGAGAATAATGCTCGAAACACGTTCCGAATATTTGTGGCTTCCGTATCCGAAATGGATGGGGTAGAAGTTACAAAACTCAAGTCAATGATTGAGCGAAAGGGCAGCTGTCTCGAGACGATCGTCTATTCACAAGCGACAAATTATCACCATCTGCCTACGCATAGCCATCTCACCTTCGCAATGTATTTGCGCCTTTTCATGACCGAATACATAGACCACTCTCTTGATAAGATCCTTTACCTGGACAGCGATATCATCATCTGCTCGGATATTGAGGAACTGTGGTCTTTCTCGTTGGGAGATGCCTATGTCGGAGCAGCGCGCGAACCCTATAACCGGCGGCAGCGTGAGCCTCTTGGCTTTTCTCCAACTGACTTGTACGTCAACTCCGGCGTAATGCTTGTAAATCTCAAGCAATGGCGAGCCGATCAGGTTTTACCTCGCTTGCTTGATTTCGCAGAAAGAAACCAAGCGATTATCCATAGCCCTGACCAGGACACTATCAACAGCGTGTTTCGCGGTCGAATTTGCGATATCGGTTATCAATGGAATTGGCAGGCTCTATTTCCGCGTTTCGCGCCAGCAGAATTGGGTTTGGACCGTGAGACCTTTGCCAGCCTTCGCCTCATGCCGAAATTGGTCCACTACACTTCCAAATACAAGCCCTGGTTTTATCGCTGGCAGCCGCACTACAAGGAGATCTACTACAAGTATCTGGCACAAACTCCTTGGGCGGTTTATGAGCCGCCCGATCGATCCTTCGCAAACTTTCCGCTTCGGTCGATCCGCAGACTTCAACGCGCAATGGAATGGCATTTACCTTCGTTTGCACGTGCGCTCAGGAATTTGAAAGCCGGCTCTGACGCCAGGTCTTGA
- a CDS encoding polysaccharide biosynthesis/export family protein has protein sequence MKMKGIGLLLATLLIASIVHADDQLHKRPRYTLHVGDVVDLSYRLTPEYNQSVTIQPDGYASLNVAGDVHLEGLTLDEAHDLIIKKDSERLNDPELNLILSSFQRPYVIVGGEVLQPGRIDLRENMTAMQAVMMAGGFKLSAKDTKIVVFRHINADMGEVRELNLHNINKTAKLEQDMVLQPGDMLLVPANKMEHFARYMHAFSFSSSFAPSSVF, from the coding sequence ATGAAAATGAAAGGTATCGGACTGTTGCTCGCTACGTTATTGATTGCGTCTATTGTGCATGCCGATGATCAGTTGCATAAGCGACCGCGTTATACCCTACACGTGGGAGATGTCGTCGATCTTAGTTATCGATTGACGCCTGAGTACAATCAATCGGTCACAATTCAGCCTGACGGCTATGCCAGCCTCAATGTTGCCGGAGATGTTCATCTGGAAGGTTTGACCCTCGACGAGGCGCACGATCTGATTATCAAAAAGGACTCCGAACGACTGAATGATCCGGAACTGAATCTGATTTTGAGCAGCTTTCAGCGACCCTATGTCATCGTTGGCGGTGAAGTGCTCCAGCCTGGCAGAATTGATCTCCGCGAGAACATGACTGCGATGCAGGCAGTCATGATGGCAGGAGGGTTCAAGCTAAGTGCCAAGGACACCAAAATTGTGGTCTTCCGCCATATCAATGCTGACATGGGTGAAGTTCGTGAACTCAACCTACACAACATCAACAAGACGGCAAAACTGGAGCAAGATATGGTGCTCCAGCCCGGAGATATGCTGCTTGTGCCCGCCAACAAGATGGAGCATTTTGCACGTTATATGCATGCGTTCTCGTTCAGCTCAAGTTTTGCACCTTCAAGTGTTTTCTGA
- a CDS encoding oligosaccharide flippase family protein: MSTAEVNVAPNPAWNDPAPASRQRGAHAIAQTIGSKILIQAINAGTGIITARALMPAGRGQLAAMILWSQFLSYLSSLGIPSSLVHAYRRHPEKRYDIVATGLLMSLGTGILVTLIGVVFLPHWMQRYPAPVIRYAQWFLIITPICSLTYTGKSILEAAGSFTSSNLMQILTPVATIIPLIVLALFHALTPFNSALCYVVAAIPPFYYLMLQVRPYVHGLKPSLDIGKLLLSFGVRSYGIDILGTLAFQVDQVLVVNLLTPAEMGSYVVILSLTRTLNVFQNSVVSVLFPKASGLPKESVLKMSEKSARVSMLVTSFFAVVVYIFGPILLRVLYGKAYMGALNAFRILLIEVTLSGCVFVLAQAFMALGRPGIVTFLQGTGLSLSIPLMLVLIPRWHILGAVVALLASTIARLIFVFLGFRLFLKAPLPDLMPRLRDFEELRAMFRRRRAAEAA, from the coding sequence ATGAGCACAGCGGAGGTAAATGTTGCTCCGAACCCCGCATGGAATGATCCCGCGCCAGCGTCCCGGCAACGAGGCGCCCACGCGATAGCCCAGACGATCGGCAGTAAGATCCTGATTCAGGCTATCAACGCCGGTACGGGTATCATTACCGCGCGCGCGTTGATGCCGGCGGGCCGTGGTCAGCTCGCGGCAATGATTCTTTGGTCCCAGTTTCTTTCTTATCTTTCGTCGCTAGGTATACCTAGCTCTCTGGTTCACGCCTATCGGCGTCATCCGGAAAAGCGCTACGATATTGTCGCCACTGGGCTTCTGATGAGCTTGGGTACAGGCATTCTTGTAACTTTGATCGGAGTAGTCTTCTTACCTCACTGGATGCAGCGATACCCTGCGCCGGTCATCCGCTACGCCCAGTGGTTTTTGATTATCACTCCGATTTGCTCTCTTACTTACACAGGAAAATCGATTCTAGAGGCCGCAGGATCCTTCACCTCCTCCAACTTAATGCAGATCCTTACGCCCGTAGCCACGATCATTCCATTGATTGTGCTCGCTCTGTTTCATGCGCTTACACCGTTTAATTCCGCACTTTGTTATGTAGTAGCAGCAATCCCTCCGTTCTACTACCTCATGCTTCAGGTACGCCCATACGTCCATGGGCTGAAGCCGAGTCTGGACATCGGCAAGCTTCTTCTTAGTTTCGGCGTCCGCTCGTATGGCATTGATATTCTTGGCACACTTGCATTCCAGGTCGACCAGGTTTTAGTCGTAAACCTGCTAACACCGGCAGAGATGGGCTCATACGTTGTCATTTTGAGTCTTACCCGCACACTCAATGTTTTCCAGAACTCAGTTGTGAGTGTGCTTTTCCCAAAGGCTTCCGGACTTCCGAAAGAATCAGTCCTCAAGATGAGTGAGAAGTCGGCGCGTGTCAGCATGTTGGTGACTTCGTTCTTTGCTGTCGTGGTTTATATCTTCGGCCCGATTCTTCTTAGAGTGCTCTACGGCAAAGCCTACATGGGTGCGCTGAACGCGTTCCGCATCCTACTGATAGAAGTCACCCTCTCTGGCTGTGTTTTTGTATTGGCGCAGGCATTTATGGCGCTGGGCCGACCAGGTATTGTTACTTTCCTCCAAGGAACCGGCCTCTCATTGAGTATTCCCCTCATGCTCGTACTCATTCCCAGATGGCACATTCTGGGAGCAGTGGTCGCTCTCCTGGCCTCCACAATCGCGCGTCTGATTTTTGTTTTCCTGGGATTTCGATTGTTCCTGAAAGCACCTCTGCCTGATCTCATGCCGCGCCTGCGTGATTTCGAAGAGCTACGAGCAATGTTTCGCCGGCGCCGCGCAGCGGAGGCAGCATGA
- a CDS encoding GumC family protein, producing MSHSLAIASRSNTSVVSIVESAFRQRRVFLWASLATFLLAMLFIFGTHKKYSSEMVLLIQNARGNQPITAEPTAAMPPPSDVTEEQLNSQAQVLQSQDVLDEVVSPGWRNTPVQNRSQAELMEHLGATSFLAKHLDITPTKKSHLISVELREHDPKTATDTMNHLLAVFLSKQQDLTRPRGASKFFAEEAEKYKTQWAAAQQKLSAYQQQQSITSPGDRETWLQQQLADAEMNLRNTDAQVDEMDKRILADKDELGRLPARQNTVQRTLPDSGYMDQMSTLLIQLQNQRTELLTKYKPGDRLVKQVEDQIASTEKALNDARSNHFGEVTTDVNPTWQSADQSYNSNRAAIQGLKARRAALAASIASLQDQLNKAEGGETTYKSLLHDVTDAENNYQLYVQKRDAAQIADAMDTHELLNVAVVQYPTYSPTPVHPRPLIDTVLAVLSSLFIGAFAVFLAENGRRTFSTPYELEQASKFPVLATVPLGEAAPPAILDPGGRSGRVAVLTTPGMRSTQLTKLNWANFLSHFGFKDGEDPVGSAL from the coding sequence ATGTCCCACAGTTTAGCGATCGCCAGCCGATCCAATACTTCTGTCGTATCCATCGTAGAGAGCGCATTTCGTCAAAGGCGAGTGTTTCTCTGGGCGTCGTTGGCAACCTTTTTACTGGCCATGCTTTTCATCTTTGGAACGCACAAGAAGTACAGTTCCGAGATGGTGTTATTGATTCAAAATGCACGCGGCAATCAGCCAATTACCGCCGAGCCAACTGCTGCCATGCCTCCACCCAGCGACGTCACCGAAGAGCAGTTGAATTCGCAGGCCCAGGTTCTGCAGAGCCAGGATGTGCTGGACGAAGTGGTTTCGCCGGGATGGCGGAATACTCCTGTTCAAAATCGTAGCCAAGCTGAATTGATGGAACATTTGGGCGCCACTTCGTTCCTTGCAAAGCATCTTGATATTACCCCGACCAAAAAGTCACATTTGATCTCTGTCGAACTCAGAGAACACGATCCCAAAACGGCGACTGATACCATGAACCATTTGCTTGCCGTTTTTCTCTCCAAACAACAGGATCTAACACGTCCCCGCGGGGCTTCAAAGTTCTTCGCGGAAGAAGCGGAAAAATACAAGACGCAGTGGGCCGCAGCTCAGCAGAAGCTCTCCGCCTACCAGCAACAACAATCCATAACTTCGCCGGGCGATCGAGAGACGTGGCTGCAACAGCAACTTGCAGACGCTGAGATGAACTTGCGCAACACGGATGCCCAGGTCGATGAGATGGACAAGCGCATTCTAGCCGACAAAGATGAATTAGGCCGTCTCCCGGCACGACAGAACACCGTGCAGAGAACTCTTCCCGATTCCGGATACATGGATCAAATGAGCACCCTTCTCATCCAATTGCAGAATCAGAGAACTGAGTTGCTCACGAAATATAAACCTGGCGACCGTCTGGTGAAGCAGGTGGAGGATCAAATAGCTTCAACCGAAAAGGCGCTCAACGACGCGCGCTCCAATCACTTTGGAGAAGTCACCACTGATGTCAATCCGACCTGGCAATCGGCGGACCAGAGCTATAACTCGAACAGGGCAGCGATTCAGGGCCTAAAGGCTCGCCGTGCCGCTCTGGCTGCATCGATTGCCAGCTTACAGGATCAGTTGAACAAGGCAGAAGGAGGGGAGACCACTTATAAGTCGCTTCTGCACGATGTAACCGATGCTGAGAATAACTACCAGCTGTACGTGCAGAAACGTGATGCTGCTCAAATCGCAGATGCAATGGACACGCACGAGTTGCTGAATGTGGCAGTTGTGCAGTATCCCACCTATTCACCAACGCCAGTTCACCCAAGACCTCTGATCGATACCGTGCTCGCTGTTCTTAGCTCGCTATTCATCGGCGCATTCGCGGTCTTTCTTGCCGAAAACGGACGACGGACTTTCTCCACACCCTACGAGTTGGAACAAGCCTCGAAGTTTCCTGTTCTGGCGACGGTGCCGCTCGGAGAAGCTGCACCACCGGCGATACTCGATCCAGGCGGGCGGTCTGGTCGCGTGGCGGTTCTAACAACACCGGGCATGCGATCCACTCAACTGACCAAACTAAATTGGGCGAACTTTTTATCGCATTTTGGTTTCAAGGACGGTGAAGACCCCGTTGGTTCGGCGCTCTGA
- a CDS encoding glycosyltransferase family 4 protein has product MRILHVMNHVSDRGNGIVNLAVDLAIEQRKAGHLVTFASGHGGYEPLLQQYGITFYHLDQTRSPKQLFAACMEFRRILAEFEPEIIHAHMRVGLLISWLWSRARHIPLVAHLHNVHDKASILMGLADRIIAVSQSVSKSMQKQGIRQSKLRVVLNGTLNGARATQEGAVAPARLQRPAITTVAGMNHRKGIHELIAAFNMIAGDFVDSHLYLVGDGPERKLFEQLAAESPFRDRIHFEGFQSRPQAYLLSSDIFVLASRRESFGLVLSEARQAGCAIIATNVDGIPEALEDGKAGMLVPPRDPRALANALRLLLDNDELRRDWQNRARQNTEVFTTARMAEEVENVYLELTPATAIKMSL; this is encoded by the coding sequence ATGCGCATCCTACACGTGATGAATCACGTTTCCGATCGCGGAAACGGAATCGTTAATCTCGCTGTTGATCTCGCTATAGAACAGCGCAAAGCAGGACACCTCGTCACGTTTGCCAGTGGTCACGGCGGATATGAGCCGCTGCTCCAGCAATATGGAATTACCTTTTACCATCTCGACCAAACACGCTCGCCCAAACAATTGTTCGCGGCTTGCATGGAATTCCGAAGAATTCTTGCTGAATTTGAGCCGGAGATTATCCACGCTCATATGCGCGTTGGCCTGCTGATCTCCTGGTTGTGGTCGCGGGCGAGGCACATACCCCTCGTAGCGCACCTGCACAATGTACACGACAAGGCTTCGATCCTCATGGGGCTCGCTGACCGCATCATCGCAGTCAGCCAATCTGTCAGCAAATCCATGCAGAAGCAGGGCATACGCCAGTCAAAGCTACGTGTGGTTCTCAATGGCACCTTGAATGGTGCTCGTGCCACTCAGGAAGGAGCAGTTGCGCCAGCAAGGTTGCAGCGCCCGGCAATCACAACAGTAGCCGGCATGAACCATCGGAAAGGCATCCATGAGTTGATCGCTGCGTTCAACATGATTGCCGGGGATTTTGTCGACTCGCATCTATATCTTGTAGGAGACGGACCGGAACGCAAGCTATTTGAACAGTTGGCAGCAGAATCACCCTTTCGCGATCGTATCCATTTCGAGGGCTTTCAAAGCAGACCCCAAGCGTATCTTCTCTCGTCGGATATTTTCGTTCTCGCTTCCAGGCGCGAGTCGTTCGGCCTCGTTCTCTCCGAGGCCCGCCAAGCCGGCTGCGCGATCATCGCCACGAACGTCGATGGCATTCCTGAAGCATTGGAGGACGGCAAAGCAGGAATGCTCGTCCCTCCGCGCGATCCCCGAGCGCTTGCAAACGCCCTACGTTTGCTGCTTGACAATGATGAACTCCGCCGCGACTGGCAAAACAGAGCGCGACAAAACACTGAGGTATTTACAACTGCTCGCATGGCTGAGGAAGTGGAAAACGTCTATCTCGAATTGACTCCGGCGACCGCAATCAAGATGTCGTTATGA